Proteins encoded within one genomic window of Petrotoga sibirica DSM 13575:
- a CDS encoding MFS transporter, giving the protein MKYVALMLSSVLVGVFLASLGIVNSYIYVLIALLILGFMTEIGNINENLLIQRITPENTRGRVFALRSTIDDSLRPFSYAFAGIMATFFSLKSLFLVFGIITSILGIFYLFIPYQMKKRNVS; this is encoded by the coding sequence ATGAAGTACGTAGCACTAATGTTATCCTCGGTTTTGGTAGGAGTATTCCTGGCTTCTCTTGGTATAGTTAACAGTTATATTTACGTATTGATTGCCTTGTTGATATTAGGGTTTATGACTGAGATTGGAAATATTAATGAAAATCTTTTGATTCAAAGGATTACCCCTGAAAATACAAGGGGACGAGTTTTTGCGTTGCGATCAACGATAGATGATTCGTTAAGACCCTTTTCTTATGCATTTGCAGGGATTATGGCAACATTTTTTTCATTGAAAAGTTTGTTCTTGGTCTTTGGAATAATAACTAGCATACTTGGAATATTTTACTTATTCATCCCTTATCAAATGAAAAAGCGGAATGTTTCTTAA
- a CDS encoding MFS transporter, with amino-acid sequence MSNSTGGLHLLIKNRNFLLLFFGRLVSSVGSAIFIIAILWSAAAEIGGVGAVSTVLSTIAVTNIIFSPFAGVWADRWKKKNILVITDLTSGGILILLGIFFGTYFYQIWVLIITIFGLQICGTLFGPALLSLIPIIVNDDELSQANAMISMTDRLSQLIGMAIGGVIVSLVGIKWQILIDGMTFIFSAVSEMFIKTEEKGRKKEEAEKNGMIFSEIKDGFKVIWTNVQLKGLITLETLDDFFGTNIFVFLPVLASEILKVGPGEYGIMQTMLGAGSFVTALVLSSIKEINEVRSTNVILGFGRSIPGFSWYS; translated from the coding sequence ATGTCAAATTCAACTGGAGGTTTACATCTTTTAATAAAAAACCGTAATTTTCTACTTCTTTTTTTCGGTAGGCTAGTATCCAGTGTCGGATCTGCTATTTTTATTATCGCCATTCTTTGGTCAGCTGCAGCTGAGATAGGCGGGGTGGGTGCAGTTAGTACTGTTTTAAGTACGATTGCTGTTACGAATATTATTTTTTCTCCTTTTGCAGGTGTTTGGGCAGATAGATGGAAAAAGAAAAATATCCTTGTGATAACAGATTTAACCAGTGGTGGAATCCTTATTTTACTGGGTATCTTCTTTGGAACATATTTCTATCAAATTTGGGTATTGATAATAACCATTTTTGGATTACAGATCTGTGGTACCTTATTCGGTCCTGCGTTGTTGTCTTTAATCCCGATTATAGTAAACGATGATGAGCTTTCTCAAGCTAATGCCATGATTTCAATGACAGATAGACTTTCTCAACTTATAGGAATGGCTATTGGTGGTGTGATTGTGTCTTTAGTGGGAATAAAATGGCAAATTTTAATCGATGGGATGACTTTTATTTTCTCGGCAGTCTCTGAAATGTTCATAAAAACAGAAGAAAAAGGCAGAAAAAAAGAAGAAGCAGAAAAAAATGGGATGATTTTTTCAGAAATAAAAGATGGTTTCAAAGTGATATGGACCAATGTTCAACTTAAAGGGTTGATAACTTTAGAGACATTAGATGATTTTTTTGGAACTAATATATTCGTTTTCTTACCTGTATTGGCTAGTGAGATACTGAAAGTAGGTCCTGGTGAGTATGGAATTATGCAAACGATGTTGGGAGCAGGCTCTTTTGTAACCGCCCTAGTTCTATCATCCATTAAAGAGATAAATGAAGTACGTAGCACTAATGTTATCCTCGGTTTTGGTAGGAGTATTCCTGGCTTCTCTTGGTATAGTTAA
- the fbp gene encoding fructose-1,6-bisphosphate aldolase/phosphatase, whose product MEKVTVSLIKADVGGIPGHSTVHPKLKEKASECLQEAKENGLLVDYRVLHVGDDLQLLMSHRRGIDSEEIHKLAWETFEAATKIAKELKLHGAGQDLLSDAFSGNIKGMGPGIAEMEFTERGSETLVAFMMDKTEPGSFNFPIYKIFADPFNTAGLIIDPLLIDGFIFEVWNIKDRKRIFLKCPEDLYLFLSLIGAKSKYVIKRIFPKDSSPLPKDEPVAVVSTEKLFFIAEKYVGKDDPVALVRAQSGLPALGEVLEPFSVPYLVSGWMRGSHAGPLMPVSFKDAQCTRFDGPPRVIAAGFQISHGNFIGPIDLFDDPAFDLARKKALELADYIRVLGPFEPHRLPPEEMEYTTLPGVLEKLETRFEELE is encoded by the coding sequence ATGGAAAAAGTTACCGTAAGTTTAATTAAAGCGGATGTTGGAGGGATTCCAGGTCATTCAACTGTACATCCCAAACTTAAAGAAAAAGCCTCTGAGTGCTTACAGGAGGCAAAAGAAAACGGATTGTTGGTAGATTACAGAGTTTTACACGTAGGCGATGATTTACAACTACTTATGAGTCATCGAAGGGGGATCGATTCTGAAGAAATTCATAAACTCGCTTGGGAAACTTTTGAAGCAGCAACCAAGATTGCGAAAGAGTTAAAGTTACACGGTGCCGGGCAAGATTTGCTATCAGATGCATTTAGCGGAAATATTAAAGGAATGGGCCCAGGTATAGCAGAAATGGAATTTACAGAACGGGGGTCTGAAACTTTAGTTGCATTTATGATGGATAAAACAGAACCAGGTTCTTTTAACTTCCCCATATACAAAATTTTTGCGGACCCGTTTAATACTGCAGGATTGATTATAGATCCTTTGCTAATTGATGGTTTCATATTTGAAGTATGGAATATAAAAGACAGAAAAAGAATTTTTCTCAAGTGTCCGGAGGATTTGTATCTTTTCTTATCTTTGATAGGTGCAAAAAGCAAATATGTTATAAAAAGGATTTTCCCCAAGGATTCCAGCCCTTTACCAAAAGATGAACCCGTTGCAGTAGTAAGCACAGAAAAGTTGTTCTTTATCGCTGAAAAATATGTAGGGAAAGACGATCCAGTAGCATTGGTAAGAGCACAATCGGGTTTACCGGCTTTGGGAGAGGTGTTAGAACCTTTTAGTGTGCCTTATTTAGTCAGCGGTTGGATGCGTGGTTCACATGCCGGCCCTTTAATGCCTGTTTCATTCAAAGATGCTCAATGTACGCGATTTGATGGGCCACCTCGTGTAATTGCAGCGGGCTTCCAGATAAGTCACGGTAATTTTATCGGTCCCATAGATTTGTTTGATGATCCTGCTTTTGACCTAGCTCGAAAAAAAGCTTTAGAATTGGCAGATTACATAAGGGTACTAGGTCCTTTCGAGCCACATAGGCTTCCGCCTGAAGAGATGGAGTATACTACCCTCCCAGGAGTATTAGAAAAGCTTGAAACAAGGTTTGAAGAATTGGAATAA